Proteins found in one Paralichthys olivaceus isolate ysfri-2021 chromosome 19, ASM2471397v2, whole genome shotgun sequence genomic segment:
- the LOC109635990 gene encoding single-minded homolog 1-like, translating into MKEKSKTAARTRREKENSEFYELAKMLPLPSAITSQLDKASIIRLTTSYLKMRIVFPQGLGEAWGHTSRTRSLDNIGRELGSHLLQTLDGFIFVVAPDGKIMYISETASVHLGLSQVELTGNSIYEYVHPADHDEMTAVLTPHQPYSHFVQEYEMERSFFLRMKCVLAKRNAGLTSGGYKVIHCSGYLKIRQYSLDMSPFEGCYQNVGLVAVGHSLPPSAVTEIKLHSNMFMFRASLDMKLIFLDSRVAELTGYEPQDLIEKTLYHHVHSCDTFHLRCAHHLLLVKGQVTTKYYRFLAKQGGWVWVQSYATIVHNSRSSRPHCIVSVNYVLTDTEYKGMQLSLDQMSPTKPAFPYANSHTEDRKSTKSRLTQAKAKARVSPYPQQFSAFNPERSESDQDSQWGGSPLTDSASPQLLDPGEATETSCAYRLYPDSGSLCYGLGLSEEDLAHAQAHPHTTTCDRVRCQSSRYFLGTPQSGREVWWDATRSVLSLPKPSLENSEAYEITSYHGAIHGRSHWDEDSVVSSPDGGGSTSDSGERYHGDHFRASPREPSKMETLIRATQQMIKEEESRLQQHKAPLDVSGLAKAHSPCFNSSLPHHSQLTMPSVVCRGPGAPSIDLPSERLHHRDAIKVHGPHDNDENTTSPASLSRLSSPSSDGIPRSGLSLTKDYMPTDLSPHHSQPQGSPLIYPTQESRPLDRQAAYALTGYSLEHLYDPENLRSYSGLACGGVQYDVASHVRMQAEQMQGHKATSVIITNGS; encoded by the exons ATGAAGGAGAAATCCAAAACGGCCGCAAGGACTAGACGGGAAAAGGAGAACAGTGAATTTTACGAGCTGGCCAAAATGTTGCCTCTACCGTCCGCCATCACCTCCCAGCTGGACAAGGCCTCCATCATCAGACTCACCACCAGCTACCTGAAGATGAGGATAGTTTTCCCTCAGG GTCTGGGTGAGGCCTGGGGTCATACAAGTCGAACAAGATCTCTGGACAACATTGGTCGAGAGCTGGGGTCTCATTTGCTGCAG ACGTTGGACGGATTCATCTTTGTTGTGGCCCCGGATGGAAAGATCATGTACATCTCAGAGACAGCGTCGGTGCATTTAGGACTGTCTCAG GTAGAGTTGACTGGGAACAGTATTTATGAATATGTCCATCCTGCCGACCACGATGAGATGACCGCTGTGCTCACTCCACACCAGCCCTACTCACACTTCGTCCAAG AATATGAAATGGAGCGCTCTTTCTTTTTGCGGATGAAATGTGTGCTGGCAAAGAGAAACGCAGGCCTCACCAGCGGCGGATACAAG GTGATCCACTGCAGCGGCTACCTGAAGATCCGTCAGTACAGTCTGGACATGTCACCTTTCGAGGGCTGCTACCAGAACGTGGGTCTGGTTGCTGTGGGACACTCTCTCCCGCCCAGCGCCGTGACGGAAATCAAACTGCACAGTAACATGTTCATGTTCAGAGCCAGTCTGGACATGAAGCTCATCTTCCTGGACTCCAG GGTTGCCGAGCTGACAGGTTATGAGCCCCAGGACCTAATAGAGAAAACTCTGTACCATCATGTCCACAGCTGTGACACCTTCCACCTCCGCTGTGCTCACCACCTCT TGCTGGTAAAAGGCCAAGTCACTACTAAGTATTATCGTTTCCTGGCCAAGCAAGGCGGCTGGGTCTGGGTCCAGAGTTACGCCACAATCGTCCACAACAGCCGATCCTCAAGGCCTCACTGTATCGTCAGTGTCAACTATGTCCTCAC GGACACTGAGTATAAGGGTATGCAGCTGTCCTTGGACCAAATGAGCCCCACCAAGCCAGCCTTCCCCTATGCCAACAGTCACACTGAAGACAGGAAGAGCACCAAGTCACGTCTGACCCAGGCCAAGGCCAAGGCCAGAGTGTCACCCTACCCACAG cAGTTTTCCGCTTTCAATCCAGAGCGCTCGGAGTCAGACCAAGACAGCCAATGGGGAGGAAGCCCTCTGACTGACTCCGCATCTCCTCAGCTGTTGGATCCTGGTGAGGCTACCGAGACATCTTGTGCCTACCGACTGTATCCAGACTCAGGCTCCCTGTGCTATGGCCTTGGTTTATCTGAAGAAGATCTCGCCCATGCCCAAGCACATCCCCACACCACCACCTGTGACCGCGTCCGATGCCAGAGCAGCCGATACTTCCTAGGAACCCCCCAGTCAGGAAGAGAGGTTTGGTGGGATGCCACACGCTCTGTTCTCTCGCTGCCGAAACCCTCGCTGGAGAACAGCGAAGCCTACGAAATCACATCGTACCATGGAGCCATTCATG GACGTAGTCACTGGGATGAAGACAGTGTAGTGAGTTCACCTGATGGAGGCGGGTCCACCAGCGATTCAGGTGAGCGTTACCACGGTGACCACTTTCGGGCAAGCCCTCGAGAGCCAAGCAAGATGGAGACCCTGATTCGTGCCACGCAGCAGATGATCAAAGAGGAAGAGAGCCGTCTGCAGCAACACAAGGCGCCGCTGGACGTCTCAGGGCTCGCCAAAGCTCACAGCCCATGCTTCAACTCCTCATTACCCCACCACTCCCAGCTCACCATGCCCAGTGTTGTGTGCCGAGGCCCAGGAGCACCCAGCATCGACCTCCCCTCTGAGCGCCTCCATCACCGGGATGCCATCAAAGTGCATGGCCCCCATGACAATGACGAAAACACTACCAGTCCTGCTTCTTTATCCCGTCTCAGCAGCCCCAGCTCTGATGGGATCCCCAGGTCGGGCCTCTCCCTCACCAAAGACTACATGCCGACTGATCTGTCCCCCCACCATTCACAGCCCCAGGGGAGCCCGCTGATCTATCCAACCCAGGAGAGTCGGCCATTGGACAGACAAGCAGCCTATGCTTTGACTGGGTACTCCCTGGAGCACCTGTATGACCCGGAGAACCTGCGTAGTTACTCTGGACTGGCCTGTGGAGGAGTCCAGTATGATGTGGCATCTCATGTGAGGATGCAGGCAGAGCAGATGCAGGGACACAAAGCCACCTCAGTTATCATAACCAACGGGAGCTGA